The following proteins are encoded in a genomic region of Corylus avellana chromosome ca4, CavTom2PMs-1.0:
- the LOC132179368 gene encoding VAN3-binding protein-like isoform X2: MDKAVPEPWRPDPVQSSMFRPPETPREPMEFLSRSWSVSALEVSKALAPPHMVALSKTSSGVVNGGAIMEDLAAELEENATVSGNPFSFASSETSQMVMDRIMSQSEVSPRTSGRLSHSSGPLNGSLTDSPPVSPSEMDDNKFCRSNNPQNTQFRTSATPGGGFGSTAQTGGGGKTVGRWLKDRREKKKEETRALNAQLHAAVSVAGVASAVAAIAAATAASSGSRKDEQMAKTDMAVASAATLVAAQCVEAAEAMGAEREHLAAVVSSAVNVRSAGDIMTLTAAAATALRGAATLKARTLKEVWNIAAVIPVEKGMGVSGNGSNGSSNSSYSGELVPEENFLGICSRELLSRGCELLKRTRKGDLHWKIVSVYINRTNQVMLKMKSRHVAGTITKKKKNVVLEVIKDMPAWPGRHLLEGGEHRRYFGLKTVLRGVVEFECRNQREYDIWTQGVSRLISIAAEKNTKHRV; this comes from the exons ATGGACAAGGCTGTACCCGAGCCGTGGAGACCGGACCCGGTCCAGTCATCGATGTTCCGGCCGCCGGAGACCCCGCGGGAGCCCATGGAGTTTCTGTCCCGGTCATGGAGCGTGTCGGCTCTGGAGGTCTCGAAGGCTCTGGCCCCTCCACATATGGTGGCCTTGTCAAAGACCTCCAGTGGTGTTGTTAATGGCGGAGCTATAATGGAGGACTTGGCGGCGGAGTTGGAGGAGAATGCTACGGTTTCTGGGAACCCTTTTTCGTTTGCTTCTTCCGAGACCTCGCAGATGGTCATGGACAGGATCATGTCACAGTCG GAGGTATCCCCACGCACCTCAGGCAGGCTCTCACACAGCAGTGGCCCTCTCAACGGCTCCTTAACCGACAGCCCACCTGTTTCCCCCTCTGAAATGGACGACAACAAg TTTTGCCGCTCAAACAACCCACAAAACACCCAGTTTCGTACTTCAGCCACACCGGGCGGCGGCTTTGGCAGTACCGCCCAAACGGGCGGCGGGGGCAAGACCGTGGGGAGGTGGCTGAAGGACCGgagggaaaagaagaaagaggagacgAGGGCCCTTAACGCCCAGCTCCATGCCGCTGTTTCCGTGGCCGGGGTGGCTTCTGCTGTGGCCGCGATTGCTGCTGCCACGGCCGCCTCTTCTGGGTCTCGCAAGGACGAGCAAATGGCCAAGACTGACATGGCGGTGGCATCCGCCGCGACATTGGTGGCCGCCCAATGCGTGGAGGCGGCAGAGGCGATGGGGGCCGAGCGCGAGCACCTAGCGGCGGTGGTGAGCTCCGCCGTCAATGTCAGGTCGGCTGGGGATATAATGACATTAACAGCCGCGGCGGCGACAG CTCTACGTGGGGCGGCCACGTTGAAGGCAAGGACATTGAAGGAAGTGTGGAACATAGCGGCCGTTATACCGGTGGAGAAAGGGATGGGCGTTAGTGGTAACGGCAGTAACGGTAGTTCCAACAGTAGTTACAGTGGTGAGCTTGTTCCTGAAGAGAATTTCCTGGGCATCTGTAGTAGGGAATTGCTTTCTAGAGGCTGTGAGCTCCTCAAGCGCACCCGCAAAG GTGATCTTCATTGGAAAATTGTCTCTGTTTACATAAACAGAACGAACCAG GTTATGTTGAAGATGAAGAGCAGGCATGTCGCTGGGACcatcacaaaaaagaaaaaga ATGTGGTGTTGGAGGTGATTAAAGATATGCCAGCATGGCCCGGCCGCCACTTGCTGGAAGGGGGTGAGCACCGCCGATACTTTGGGTTGAAGACGGTGCTGCGCGGAGTGGTAGAATTCGAGTGCAGGAACCAGAGAGAATATGATATCTGGACTCAAGGTGTCTCAAGGCTCATCTCCATTGCTGCTGAAAAGAATACCAAGCATAGAGTTTGA
- the LOC132179368 gene encoding VAN3-binding protein-like isoform X1, which translates to MDKAVPEPWRPDPVQSSMFRPPETPREPMEFLSRSWSVSALEVSKALAPPHMVALSKTSSGVVNGGAIMEDLAAELEENATVSGNPFSFASSETSQMVMDRIMSQSQEVSPRTSGRLSHSSGPLNGSLTDSPPVSPSEMDDNKFCRSNNPQNTQFRTSATPGGGFGSTAQTGGGGKTVGRWLKDRREKKKEETRALNAQLHAAVSVAGVASAVAAIAAATAASSGSRKDEQMAKTDMAVASAATLVAAQCVEAAEAMGAEREHLAAVVSSAVNVRSAGDIMTLTAAAATALRGAATLKARTLKEVWNIAAVIPVEKGMGVSGNGSNGSSNSSYSGELVPEENFLGICSRELLSRGCELLKRTRKGDLHWKIVSVYINRTNQVMLKMKSRHVAGTITKKKKNVVLEVIKDMPAWPGRHLLEGGEHRRYFGLKTVLRGVVEFECRNQREYDIWTQGVSRLISIAAEKNTKHRV; encoded by the exons ATGGACAAGGCTGTACCCGAGCCGTGGAGACCGGACCCGGTCCAGTCATCGATGTTCCGGCCGCCGGAGACCCCGCGGGAGCCCATGGAGTTTCTGTCCCGGTCATGGAGCGTGTCGGCTCTGGAGGTCTCGAAGGCTCTGGCCCCTCCACATATGGTGGCCTTGTCAAAGACCTCCAGTGGTGTTGTTAATGGCGGAGCTATAATGGAGGACTTGGCGGCGGAGTTGGAGGAGAATGCTACGGTTTCTGGGAACCCTTTTTCGTTTGCTTCTTCCGAGACCTCGCAGATGGTCATGGACAGGATCATGTCACAGTCG CAGGAGGTATCCCCACGCACCTCAGGCAGGCTCTCACACAGCAGTGGCCCTCTCAACGGCTCCTTAACCGACAGCCCACCTGTTTCCCCCTCTGAAATGGACGACAACAAg TTTTGCCGCTCAAACAACCCACAAAACACCCAGTTTCGTACTTCAGCCACACCGGGCGGCGGCTTTGGCAGTACCGCCCAAACGGGCGGCGGGGGCAAGACCGTGGGGAGGTGGCTGAAGGACCGgagggaaaagaagaaagaggagacgAGGGCCCTTAACGCCCAGCTCCATGCCGCTGTTTCCGTGGCCGGGGTGGCTTCTGCTGTGGCCGCGATTGCTGCTGCCACGGCCGCCTCTTCTGGGTCTCGCAAGGACGAGCAAATGGCCAAGACTGACATGGCGGTGGCATCCGCCGCGACATTGGTGGCCGCCCAATGCGTGGAGGCGGCAGAGGCGATGGGGGCCGAGCGCGAGCACCTAGCGGCGGTGGTGAGCTCCGCCGTCAATGTCAGGTCGGCTGGGGATATAATGACATTAACAGCCGCGGCGGCGACAG CTCTACGTGGGGCGGCCACGTTGAAGGCAAGGACATTGAAGGAAGTGTGGAACATAGCGGCCGTTATACCGGTGGAGAAAGGGATGGGCGTTAGTGGTAACGGCAGTAACGGTAGTTCCAACAGTAGTTACAGTGGTGAGCTTGTTCCTGAAGAGAATTTCCTGGGCATCTGTAGTAGGGAATTGCTTTCTAGAGGCTGTGAGCTCCTCAAGCGCACCCGCAAAG GTGATCTTCATTGGAAAATTGTCTCTGTTTACATAAACAGAACGAACCAG GTTATGTTGAAGATGAAGAGCAGGCATGTCGCTGGGACcatcacaaaaaagaaaaaga ATGTGGTGTTGGAGGTGATTAAAGATATGCCAGCATGGCCCGGCCGCCACTTGCTGGAAGGGGGTGAGCACCGCCGATACTTTGGGTTGAAGACGGTGCTGCGCGGAGTGGTAGAATTCGAGTGCAGGAACCAGAGAGAATATGATATCTGGACTCAAGGTGTCTCAAGGCTCATCTCCATTGCTGCTGAAAAGAATACCAAGCATAGAGTTTGA
- the LOC132178655 gene encoding chlorophyllase-2: MTSASATDTTRNVFDVGKYETLLRTVETGTCATKSKLPFPPPKPLLIAMPSDAGEFPILVFLHGYFLYNSFYSQLIQHIASHGFIVIAPQLYTVAGPDATDDIKSTVATTNWLSEGLHYLLPPHVQPNITKLGLAGHSRGGKAAFAVALGKAATSLKFSALIGIDPVDGMDKGKQTPPPVLTYVPHSFELDMAAMVIGTELGEMKKNPLFPAPAPKGVNHEDFFNECQKPACHFLVKDFGHVDMLDDDTKGIRGKATYCLCKNGKSREPMRRFVGGIVVAFMKAYLLGDNTDLLAIRDGPETAPVELKTIEFLV; the protein is encoded by the exons ATGACTTCTGCTTCTGCAACTGATACCACAAGAAATGTTTTTGATGTTGGCAAGTATGAAACACTGCTTCGAACAGTTGAAACTGGGACTTGCGCCACAAAGTCTAAACTTCCTTTCCCACCTCCAAAGCCGCTTCTGATTGCCATGCCATCTGATGCAGGTGAATTCCCAATTCTTGTCTTCCTCCATGGTTACTTTCTCTACAACTCTTTTTATTCTCAGCTTATCCAACACATCGCTTCTCATGGATTCATTGTCATCGCCCCTCAG TTATACACCGTGGCTGGACCAGATGCAACTGATGACATTAAGTCCACTGTGGCCACAACAAATTGGTTATCAGAAGGACTCCATTACTTGCTTCCACCACATGTGCAGCCAAATATAACAAAGCTAGGACTCGCCGGCCATAGCCGTGGCGGCAAGGCTGCCTTTGCGGTTGCTCTTGGAAAAGCAGCAACTTCTCTAAAGTTCTCTGCTTTAATAGGCATTGACCCAGTTGATGGAATGGACAAAGGGAAACAAACCCCTCCTCCAGTACTCACCTATGTTCCTCATTCATTTGAGCTTGATATGGCTGCAATGGTGATTGGTACGGAATTGGgtgaaatgaaaaagaatcCTCTGTTTCCTGCTCCTGCTCCAAAGGGAGTTAACCATGAGGATTTCTTTAATGAATGTCAAAAACCAGCTTGTCATTTTCTTGTGAAGGATTTTGGTCATGTTGATATGTTAGATGATGATACCAAGGGGATTAGAGGGAAAGCTACATACTGTTTGTGTAAGAATGGGAAGTCTAGGGAACCCATGAGGAGGTTTGTTGGAGGAATTGTTGTTGCATTCATGAAAGCTTATCTGCTTGGTGATAACACTGACTTATTGGCTATAAGAGATGGGCCTGAGACTGCACCAGTGGAGCTCAAAACTATTGAATTTCTAGTTTGA
- the LOC132179531 gene encoding EPIDERMAL PATTERNING FACTOR-like protein 4 encodes MGVLRHRRRRHTLIQTLTALTIFLLFATATAISLSHLGSTSSQQQRELREKSEEAESRAIFGLTRRTPLGLGSSPPSCRSKCGRCSPCNPVHVPIHPGLTTPLEYYPEAWRCQCGKKLFMP; translated from the exons ATGGGCGTACTGCGCCACCGCCGCCGCCGTCACACTCTTATACAAACTCTCACCGCCCTAACAATATTTCTCTTATTCGCCACTGCCACAgccatctctctctcccaccTCG GTAGTACTAGTAGTCAGCAGCAGCGAGAGTTGAGAGAGAAGAGTGAAGAAGCAGAATCAAGAGCAATATTCGGGTTGACCCGGAGGACGCCGCTTGGTCTCGGGTCGTCGCCACCCTCGTGCCGATCCAAGTGCGGTAGATGCTCGCCTTGTAATCCTGTGCACGTGCCGATCCACCCTGGCCTCACCACCCCCCTTGAGTACTACCCTGAAGCTTGGCGGTGCCAGTGCGGGAAGAAGCTCTTTATGCcttga
- the LOC132179045 gene encoding protein TIFY 4B-like isoform X1, whose translation MTRVRTGMRRPSWNKSQAIQQVISLKALLEPNDDDSGAGALRRAVVSQPRMTSNSVDSVKEPSPDVQVSVSVSAEERKDTPISAPSGDRPAEIENNAISPRSPCATNGSVGQMTIFYCGKVNVYDGVPPEKARAIMHLAASPVQLPQDDTLGRAASLWSVPCHLQAACEKDRVIPTSPAIAHIMQAEKMTEYSEQYREKGNTSRDPDVEGQANRKVSLQRYLEKRKDRGRLKSKKSTGLITSSLETYLNHQVRTHTPNGKSSRSNTSSPPQHGLPQAMSSSVDNQLKSAGLAVDLNDKDVQEC comes from the exons ATGACACGTGTCCGTACAGGAATGCGAAGGCCTTCCTGGAACAAATCGCAGGCGATCCAGCAAGTGATTTCCCTCAAGGCTCTGCTGGAGCCGAACGACGACGATTCCGGCGCCGGAGCTCTGCGCAGGGCCGTCGTTTCGCAGCCGCGC ATGACTTCGAATTCGGTAGATTCCGTTAAGGAACCGAGTCCTGATGTCCAGGTTTCGGTTTCGGTATCGGCGGAGGAAAGAAAGGACACGCCGATATCGGCTCCTTCGGGGGATCGACCGGCCGAGATAGAGAACAATGCGATCAGTCCGAG GAGCCCGTGTGCAACAAATGGGTCAGTGGGACAAATGACGATTTTCTACTGTGGCAAGGTGAATGTGTACGATGGAGTGCCACCTGAGAAG GCACGGGCAATCATGCACCTTGCAGCAAGTCCAGTTCAGTTGCCTCAGGATGATACTCTAGGTAGAGCTGCATCTCTTTGGTCCGTTCCATGCCATTTACAGGCAGCATGTGAAAAAGATCGCGTTATTCCTACTAGTCCCGCAATCGCACATATCATGCAAGCAG AGAAGATGACAGAATATTCTGAGCAGTATAGGGAGAAAGGGAACACTTCTCGTGACCCTG ATGTAGAGGGTCAGGCGAACAGAAAAGTCTCACTGCAGAGATATCTCGAAAAACGGAAAGACAG GGGAAGATTAAAGAGCAAGAAAAGTACGGGATTGATTACATCGAGCTTGGAAACTTATTTGAACCATCAAGTAAGGACGCATACCCCAAATGGGAAATCAAGCCGGAGTAACACGAGCTCTCCACCCCAGCATGGCCTGCCGCAAGCCATGAGTAGCTCTGTCGACAATCAGCTAAAGAGTGCTGGTCTTGCCGTTGATCTCAATGACAAAG ATGTCCAAGAATGCTGA
- the LOC132179045 gene encoding protein TIFY 4B-like isoform X2 produces the protein MTRVRTGMRRPSWNKSQAIQQVISLKALLEPNDDDSGAGALRRAVVSQPRMTSNSVDSVKEPSPDVQVSVSVSAEERKDTPISAPSGDRPAEIENNAISPRSPCATNGSVGQMTIFYCGKVNVYDGVPPEKARAIMHLAASPVQLPQDDTLGRAASLWSVPCHLQAACEKDRVIPTSPAIAHIMQAEKMTEYSEQYREKGNTSRDPEGQANRKVSLQRYLEKRKDRGRLKSKKSTGLITSSLETYLNHQVRTHTPNGKSSRSNTSSPPQHGLPQAMSSSVDNQLKSAGLAVDLNDKDVQEC, from the exons ATGACACGTGTCCGTACAGGAATGCGAAGGCCTTCCTGGAACAAATCGCAGGCGATCCAGCAAGTGATTTCCCTCAAGGCTCTGCTGGAGCCGAACGACGACGATTCCGGCGCCGGAGCTCTGCGCAGGGCCGTCGTTTCGCAGCCGCGC ATGACTTCGAATTCGGTAGATTCCGTTAAGGAACCGAGTCCTGATGTCCAGGTTTCGGTTTCGGTATCGGCGGAGGAAAGAAAGGACACGCCGATATCGGCTCCTTCGGGGGATCGACCGGCCGAGATAGAGAACAATGCGATCAGTCCGAG GAGCCCGTGTGCAACAAATGGGTCAGTGGGACAAATGACGATTTTCTACTGTGGCAAGGTGAATGTGTACGATGGAGTGCCACCTGAGAAG GCACGGGCAATCATGCACCTTGCAGCAAGTCCAGTTCAGTTGCCTCAGGATGATACTCTAGGTAGAGCTGCATCTCTTTGGTCCGTTCCATGCCATTTACAGGCAGCATGTGAAAAAGATCGCGTTATTCCTACTAGTCCCGCAATCGCACATATCATGCAAGCAG AGAAGATGACAGAATATTCTGAGCAGTATAGGGAGAAAGGGAACACTTCTCGTGACCCTG AGGGTCAGGCGAACAGAAAAGTCTCACTGCAGAGATATCTCGAAAAACGGAAAGACAG GGGAAGATTAAAGAGCAAGAAAAGTACGGGATTGATTACATCGAGCTTGGAAACTTATTTGAACCATCAAGTAAGGACGCATACCCCAAATGGGAAATCAAGCCGGAGTAACACGAGCTCTCCACCCCAGCATGGCCTGCCGCAAGCCATGAGTAGCTCTGTCGACAATCAGCTAAAGAGTGCTGGTCTTGCCGTTGATCTCAATGACAAAG ATGTCCAAGAATGCTGA